A stretch of the Fusobacterium varium genome encodes the following:
- a CDS encoding membrane protein encodes MSNKTKAVFSMLISALGFTLMSVTVKYLKDIPLFEKVLFRNLVSLVIAFYLIKRSSSPVFGQKKNQLALLARAGFGLAGVILNFYAISHLTLADSTMLGKLSPIFVTIMACLFLKEKIDKEQIIGIFITFAGALLVIKPQFSLSIIPSISGLMSAASAGVAYTLLRYLKDKESPDTIVFYFSIISVLGTLPFVLADYIIPTSTQFMLLLATGLFASIGQFGVTYAYKYSKATEVSIYTYSAIVFGIIFGFIFFHEIPDMLSLLGGAIIIAVAYYTFKHNQKKS; translated from the coding sequence ATGTCAAACAAAACCAAAGCCGTATTTTCTATGCTTATATCTGCTTTAGGATTTACACTTATGAGTGTCACAGTAAAATACCTAAAAGATATTCCTTTATTTGAAAAGGTACTTTTTAGAAACCTAGTAAGTCTTGTCATTGCCTTTTATCTTATCAAAAGATCCTCTTCTCCTGTCTTTGGACAGAAGAAAAATCAATTAGCCCTCCTTGCCAGAGCAGGGTTTGGACTTGCTGGTGTTATACTTAATTTCTATGCTATAAGCCACCTGACTCTTGCAGATTCTACCATGCTTGGAAAGCTGTCACCAATATTTGTCACTATTATGGCCTGCCTTTTCCTAAAAGAAAAAATAGATAAAGAGCAGATTATTGGTATATTTATTACATTTGCAGGAGCATTATTGGTTATAAAACCTCAATTCTCCTTAAGCATAATTCCGAGTATCTCTGGACTTATGTCAGCTGCTTCTGCTGGAGTTGCATATACACTTCTCAGATACCTTAAAGACAAGGAAAGTCCTGATACTATTGTATTTTATTTTTCTATTATATCTGTATTGGGAACTTTACCATTTGTTCTTGCTGATTATATAATACCTACATCTACCCAGTTTATGCTTTTATTGGCTACAGGATTGTTTGCCTCTATAGGACAATTTGGAGTAACTTATGCTTATAAATATTCAAAAGCCACTGAAGTATCCATTTACACCTATTCTGCAATAGTTTTTGGTATTATATTTGGATTTATATTCTTCCATGAAATACCAGATATGCTGAGCCTTTTAGGTGGAGCTATAATTATAGCTGTAGCCTATTATACATTTAAACATAATCAGAAAAAAAGTTAA
- a CDS encoding ADP-ribose pyrophosphatase has protein sequence MVEKYKHLERKEVFKNNHITVYSEKLQLPNEKVVDWTFTGKREAVGIVASFDDNTILMVKQYRPAVKKVTMEIPAGLVEEGEDPQEAALRELEEETGYKAGKIEKVCEFYNSPGVTDGKFYIYYAEELKKTHQHLDEDEFLEVERISLKDINITKLSDAKTMLAVSFISNRKL, from the coding sequence ATGGTAGAGAAATATAAGCATTTAGAAAGAAAAGAAGTTTTTAAAAACAATCATATAACAGTTTATAGTGAAAAATTGCAGCTCCCTAATGAAAAAGTCGTAGATTGGACTTTTACTGGAAAAAGAGAAGCTGTAGGAATAGTAGCTTCATTTGATGATAATACTATCCTTATGGTAAAGCAATACAGACCAGCAGTAAAGAAAGTAACAATGGAGATACCAGCTGGGTTAGTGGAAGAAGGAGAAGATCCTCAAGAGGCGGCTTTAAGGGAATTAGAAGAAGAAACAGGTTATAAAGCTGGAAAGATAGAAAAAGTATGTGAATTTTATAATAGTCCAGGGGTAACAGATGGTAAATTTTATATTTATTATGCTGAAGAATTAAAAAAAACTCATCAGCACCTTGATGAAGATGAGTTTTTAGAAGTTGAAAGAATATCTTTAAAAGATATTAATATAACAAAACTTTCAGATGCCAAGACTATGCTGGCAGTAAGTTTTATAAGCAATAGAAAACTTTAA
- a CDS encoding putative RNA methyltransferase has translation MDYINSLENNTIKKIKKLKIKKYREEEQLFIAEGRKFLDFTFEPDMIVFRENYDITKEIKLKLEKFQCRKIVVSERVFAQLTSQENSQGVIVVYPYIEGTIHKLQNNIIVLDKIGDPGNLGTIIRVADAAGFKDILLTKGSVDCYNEKVVRSSMGSILNMNIIYMEEAELITFLKKENYKIEVTALDKDSVSYTKMKLAEKNAIVFGSEGNGVSQNFLKICDEKIIIPIYGIAESLNVAMASGIILYKTKEILGE, from the coding sequence GTGGACTATATTAACAGTCTGGAAAATAATACAATAAAAAAAATAAAAAAGCTTAAGATAAAAAAATATAGAGAAGAGGAACAGCTTTTTATAGCTGAAGGAAGAAAATTTCTTGATTTTACTTTTGAACCAGATATGATAGTTTTCAGAGAAAATTATGATATAACTAAAGAGATAAAATTAAAGCTTGAAAAATTTCAGTGCCGAAAGATAGTTGTTTCTGAAAGAGTATTTGCTCAACTTACTTCACAGGAAAATTCACAGGGAGTAATAGTTGTTTATCCATATATTGAAGGAACAATACATAAATTACAAAATAATATAATAGTTCTTGACAAGATAGGTGATCCCGGAAATTTAGGAACTATTATAAGAGTAGCTGATGCAGCTGGATTTAAGGATATACTTCTCACGAAAGGGAGTGTAGACTGTTATAATGAAAAAGTTGTCAGAAGCAGTATGGGTTCTATCCTTAATATGAATATAATATATATGGAAGAGGCAGAACTTATAACTTTTTTAAAAAAAGAAAATTATAAAATAGAAGTTACAGCATTGGACAAAGATTCAGTTTCTTATACAAAAATGAAACTGGCAGAAAAAAATGCTATTGTTTTTGGAAGTGAGGGAAACGGAGTATCTCAGAATTTTCTGAAAATATGTGATGAAAAAATAATTATACCAATTTATGGAATAGCAGAATCACTAAATGTAGCTATGGCAAGCGGAATAATTTTATATAAAACTAAGGAGATACTGGGGGAATAA
- a CDS encoding putative ABC transporter substrate-binding protein: protein MKKILLLLTLVFTLISCGKSSKDENTLYLYGWADYIPKETYQAFEKETGIKVIEDIYSSNEEMFTKLKAGGAGYDIVLPSADYTEIMMKEKMIDKLDKSKLSTFKNIDPLVLEKLQYFDKNNDYAVPYVMGATVIAVNTDYVKDYPRDYSIYNRSDLKGRMTLLDDMREVMTSALAMNGKDQTTSNEKDIADAAEMVKGWKKNIAKFDAESFGKGFANGDFWVVQGYPDNIFRELDANERKKVDFIIPEKGGTAYVDSFVILSNAPHKENAYKFIEFIHRPEIYAQLADILETPSINIPARELMEVEPLFQIEDLKNTQVLRDIHDTLDLQNKYWQEILIAN, encoded by the coding sequence ATGAAAAAAATACTATTACTATTAACTCTGGTTTTCACTTTGATTTCTTGTGGAAAGAGCAGTAAAGATGAAAATACACTGTATCTTTATGGATGGGCTGATTATATTCCAAAAGAAACTTATCAGGCATTTGAAAAAGAAACTGGTATAAAGGTCATTGAAGACATTTATTCTTCTAATGAAGAAATGTTTACAAAATTAAAAGCAGGTGGAGCTGGATATGATATTGTACTTCCATCAGCTGACTATACTGAAATTATGATGAAAGAAAAAATGATAGACAAACTTGATAAAAGTAAATTATCTACATTCAAAAATATAGATCCTTTAGTGCTTGAAAAGCTTCAATATTTCGATAAAAATAATGACTATGCAGTCCCTTATGTTATGGGAGCCACTGTTATTGCAGTCAATACTGATTATGTTAAAGATTATCCAAGAGATTATTCTATTTACAACAGGAGTGATCTTAAGGGAAGAATGACTCTTTTAGATGATATGAGAGAAGTTATGACATCAGCTCTTGCTATGAATGGAAAAGACCAGACTACATCTAATGAAAAAGATATTGCTGATGCTGCTGAAATGGTAAAAGGATGGAAAAAAAATATAGCTAAATTTGATGCAGAATCTTTTGGTAAAGGATTTGCTAATGGTGATTTTTGGGTTGTTCAAGGGTATCCTGATAATATTTTTAGAGAACTTGATGCAAATGAAAGAAAAAAGGTTGATTTTATTATTCCTGAAAAAGGTGGAACTGCATATGTAGATTCATTTGTTATCCTTAGCAATGCTCCTCATAAAGAAAATGCTTATAAGTTTATTGAATTTATTCATAGACCTGAAATATATGCTCAGCTAGCTGATATACTGGAAACACCTTCTATTAATATTCCAGCCAGAGAATTAATGGAAGTAGAACCTTTATTCCAAATAGAAGATCTAAAAAATACTCAAGTATTGAGAGATATTCATGATACTCTTGACCTACAGAATAAATACTGGCAAGAAATACTAATTGCTAATTAA
- the dnaN gene encoding DNA polymerase III subunit beta has translation MKFSIKREELISILSEYTNVLKENPIKPIVSGLQIKAESNIITFVGTNLEVDHIRKTEAEVKEEGSVVLKPFLLLEYIKLLDEEYIEFILNNGFITVHQAEFSILGEGTFPIITETTPIKLLSISGGEFVKLLEKSKFAASLTNDNIQINCVRAIFKLNEINLVSTDSYRLLYLKSEKNCHVEKEISVPMDTINIICKLLKDSEKEVMIGFSGENIILTWENAYFSSKTIALPFPDFKGILANSSFSKVMEFNRDELKSALKRVITVAKTSIDAKFGAIFDFKGKILLINAFSGKAKINQKVNMIKEGEDFKSSLNCKFLAEYIDNISDNPVIKGSNASSMFEITEIGKEDYKYILMPLALRD, from the coding sequence ATGAAATTTTCTATAAAAAGAGAGGAATTGATTTCAATACTTTCTGAATATACAAACGTATTAAAAGAAAACCCTATTAAACCTATTGTTTCAGGATTGCAAATAAAAGCTGAAAGTAATATCATTACTTTTGTAGGAACTAATCTTGAAGTAGACCATATCAGAAAAACTGAAGCTGAAGTGAAAGAGGAAGGAAGTGTAGTTTTAAAACCATTTCTTCTTCTTGAATATATAAAACTTTTAGATGAAGAATATATTGAATTTATTTTAAATAATGGATTTATTACAGTACATCAAGCTGAATTTTCAATACTTGGAGAGGGAACTTTTCCTATTATTACAGAAACTACACCTATAAAACTACTTTCTATAAGTGGTGGAGAATTTGTAAAACTTCTTGAAAAATCTAAATTTGCAGCATCTTTGACAAATGATAATATTCAAATAAACTGTGTAAGAGCTATCTTCAAATTAAATGAAATCAATCTTGTATCTACAGACTCTTACAGGCTTTTATATCTAAAGTCTGAAAAAAATTGCCATGTAGAAAAAGAAATTTCAGTTCCTATGGATACAATAAATATTATCTGTAAACTTTTAAAAGATTCTGAAAAAGAAGTGATGATTGGGTTTAGTGGAGAAAACATTATTCTTACTTGGGAAAATGCTTATTTTTCAAGCAAAACCATAGCATTACCTTTCCCTGACTTCAAAGGCATACTTGCTAACAGTTCTTTCAGTAAAGTTATGGAATTCAATAGAGATGAGTTAAAAAGTGCTTTAAAAAGAGTTATAACAGTAGCCAAGACAAGTATAGATGCCAAATTTGGTGCTATATTTGACTTTAAGGGAAAAATACTATTAATCAATGCCTTCTCTGGAAAAGCTAAAATTAACCAAAAAGTTAATATGATAAAAGAGGGAGAAGATTTTAAATCTTCACTAAATTGTAAATTTCTTGCTGAATATATAGATAATATTTCAGACAATCCAGTTATTAAAGGAAGCAATGCTTCTTCTATGTTTGAAATAACTGAAATTGGAAAAGAGGACTATAAATATATTTTGATGCCGCTGGCACTTAGAGATTAA
- a CDS encoding putative ATP-dependent nuclease, translated as MKNRLVLKASAGTGKTYRLSLEYVGALCRGIDFKDILVMTFTKKATAEIKERILKFLKELAENAKNGESIKENLKKIYPDMEFDYPKISAIYQDLIQNRDKLKVYTIDAFTNLIFKKAIAPYLKIYSYEIIDDDENRKMLIKTFQKIFDNKDDFRAFKGFLEDNSEKDMENYLTLIKNLLNERWKVIVLGEKLKEKREALTSDNNYKHMDRIVEILERISKIKDKSLEELFKTSLKKYLLCKDENEKEAFILEKNGDILEKEIWNGVKVKSKKGDIDSELEDMKYIYGELKDNLAKTMYNNSIIPYEEKLLYILNRIYEVYDDIKFKEKRFTHSDISSYTFKYIRDKELNFINENGVTDEFFEILDGKIDTIFIDEFQDTSILQWKILKDIIDQTNNVICVGDEKQSIYGWRGGEKKLFENLEKIIDGKEEKLFTCFRSEKNIVSFTNMIFSNISKMSENEEFEGESWNFYEVNSKSDDIAGHIEILRKKTSEEVTVIDQIIKKIKEDFNKNYKGIGILGRTNKELDMIAEKLSEADIPYVIDSNSNIVDYRGINGLFSLINYLVKDDYLSLLDFFRSDLINIGVKTLKYMIKNRKDIEKYLNMEDTETALNGTELTVLETVRDIKKEYMENNGETSFLTYNILKKVGIGGKFNSKSDISNIYSFYKIIKNYKYFEEFIVEFEDKKNSDKFKKMVLEDDNSVNIMTIHKSKGLEFDTLFYYYNPSSRGSSRGNVRFFLKMDKDYNEPESFLITHDKFKKIIKSLGKEYDYLNDIEIKEKHEEINNLYVALTRPKNNLYIAVENDKESIFSEALFLSENTIQDSDIVFSKNDKGTAEGKKREFTVDLSTPEAEYPEAEESMEKEREKIYSHALGNEIKRVRGTTVHFFLENIMYGTSEEIALAKELTFSKFASVIGEKTIKELLADEVIEYILNKNKKIFSDEWDFIFPEYEVFTDEKTYRIDRLMVKMPVNDSKGTIYIVDYKTGDTDEDQMENYKYLIEKLLEDRKMLDKFEIITEFIEFKL; from the coding sequence GTGAAAAACAGACTGGTTTTAAAAGCAAGTGCTGGAACAGGAAAAACTTATCGTCTCTCTTTGGAGTATGTAGGGGCATTGTGCAGAGGAATAGATTTTAAAGACATACTTGTAATGACTTTTACTAAAAAAGCCACAGCTGAAATAAAAGAAAGAATACTTAAATTTCTAAAGGAACTGGCAGAGAATGCGAAAAATGGAGAAAGTATAAAAGAAAATTTAAAGAAAATATACCCAGATATGGAATTTGACTATCCAAAAATATCAGCTATATATCAGGATTTAATTCAAAATAGAGATAAACTAAAAGTATATACAATTGATGCTTTTACGAATTTAATATTTAAAAAGGCTATAGCACCATATTTGAAAATTTATTCATATGAAATAATTGATGATGATGAAAATAGAAAGATGCTGATAAAAACATTTCAAAAGATATTTGATAATAAAGATGATTTCAGAGCTTTTAAAGGTTTTCTGGAGGATAATTCAGAGAAGGATATGGAAAATTACCTTACACTTATAAAAAATCTTTTAAATGAAAGATGGAAGGTTATCGTCTTAGGAGAAAAACTAAAAGAGAAAAGAGAAGCACTGACATCAGACAACAATTATAAACACATGGATAGAATAGTAGAAATACTGGAAAGAATATCTAAAATAAAAGATAAGTCTTTAGAAGAATTATTTAAAACTTCATTGAAAAAATATCTGTTATGCAAAGATGAAAATGAAAAAGAAGCTTTTATTCTTGAAAAAAATGGAGATATTCTTGAAAAAGAAATATGGAATGGGGTAAAAGTAAAGTCTAAAAAAGGGGATATAGATTCTGAACTAGAGGATATGAAATATATCTATGGAGAATTGAAGGATAACCTTGCTAAAACTATGTATAATAATAGTATTATTCCCTATGAAGAAAAGCTGCTTTACATATTAAATAGAATATATGAAGTTTATGATGATATAAAATTTAAAGAAAAAAGATTTACACATTCAGATATCAGCAGTTATACTTTCAAATATATAAGAGATAAGGAATTGAACTTTATAAATGAAAATGGAGTAACAGATGAATTCTTTGAGATTTTAGATGGGAAAATTGATACTATATTTATAGACGAATTTCAAGATACAAGTATACTTCAATGGAAAATATTGAAAGATATAATTGATCAAACAAATAATGTAATCTGTGTTGGAGATGAAAAACAAAGTATTTATGGATGGCGTGGGGGAGAAAAAAAGCTATTTGAAAATCTTGAAAAGATAATAGATGGGAAAGAAGAGAAACTTTTTACTTGTTTTAGGAGTGAAAAAAATATAGTAAGTTTTACAAATATGATATTTTCAAATATATCTAAAATGTCAGAAAATGAAGAATTTGAAGGAGAGTCATGGAATTTTTATGAAGTAAACTCTAAGTCAGATGATATAGCTGGGCATATAGAGATACTGAGAAAAAAAACATCTGAAGAAGTGACTGTGATAGATCAGATAATAAAAAAGATAAAAGAGGATTTTAACAAGAACTATAAAGGAATAGGAATATTGGGAAGAACTAATAAGGAACTGGATATGATAGCTGAGAAATTATCAGAAGCAGACATCCCTTATGTCATAGATTCAAATTCTAATATAGTGGACTATAGGGGAATAAATGGACTTTTTTCTTTGATAAACTATCTTGTAAAAGATGATTATCTCTCACTTTTGGATTTTTTTAGATCAGATTTGATAAATATAGGGGTAAAAACTCTAAAATATATGATAAAAAATAGAAAAGATATAGAAAAATATCTTAATATGGAAGATACAGAAACAGCATTAAATGGAACTGAACTTACAGTATTGGAAACAGTGAGAGATATAAAAAAAGAATATATGGAAAATAATGGGGAAACAAGTTTTCTAACTTACAATATATTGAAAAAAGTAGGAATAGGTGGAAAATTTAATAGTAAAAGTGATATTTCAAATATTTATTCTTTTTATAAAATAATAAAAAATTATAAATATTTTGAGGAATTTATTGTTGAGTTTGAAGATAAAAAAAATAGTGATAAATTTAAAAAAATGGTATTAGAAGATGATAACAGTGTAAATATTATGACTATTCATAAATCGAAGGGGCTGGAGTTTGATACTTTATTTTACTATTATAATCCTTCATCAAGAGGCAGTTCACGAGGAAATGTAAGATTCTTTCTAAAGATGGATAAAGATTACAATGAACCTGAAAGTTTTTTAATAACTCATGACAAGTTTAAAAAAATTATAAAATCTTTAGGAAAAGAATATGATTATCTGAATGATATAGAAATCAAAGAGAAGCATGAAGAGATAAATAATCTGTATGTAGCTCTTACTAGACCTAAAAATAATTTATATATAGCAGTTGAAAATGATAAAGAAAGTATTTTTTCTGAAGCTTTATTTCTTAGTGAAAATACTATTCAGGACAGTGATATTGTGTTTAGCAAAAATGACAAGGGAACAGCTGAAGGAAAAAAGAGAGAATTTACAGTTGATTTATCAACTCCAGAAGCTGAATACCCTGAAGCAGAAGAAAGCATGGAAAAAGAAAGAGAAAAAATTTACTCCCATGCTCTTGGAAATGAAATAAAAAGAGTAAGAGGAACAACTGTACATTTCTTTTTGGAGAATATTATGTATGGAACCAGTGAAGAAATAGCTTTAGCAAAAGAATTAACTTTTTCAAAATTTGCTTCAGTAATAGGAGAAAAAACTATAAAAGAACTGCTGGCAGATGAAGTTATAGAATATATTCTAAATAAAAATAAAAAAATATTTTCTGATGAATGGGATTTTATTTTCCCTGAATATGAAGTATTCACAGATGAGAAAACATACCGTATAGATAGGTTAATGGTAAAAATGCCAGTAAATGACTCCAAAGGGACAATTTATATAGTGGATTATAAAACTGGAGATACTGATGAAGATCAGATGGAGAATTATAAATATTTAATAGAAAAACTTTTAGAAGATAGAAAAATGCTGGATAAATTTGAAATAATCACAGAATTTATAGAATTTAAATTATGA
- a CDS encoding putative efflux transporter — protein MDIKREWRRNKKVFAAIMAIALPAIADLFVQTLLGFFDMIMVGKLGPVAISSVGIGNAPVQAVIPVFFAISIGTTAIVSRAFGSDNKKEGKNSMAQSIILSVPFSIIIAGLLLIFGDNILNLVGRADDMDLVRTTEYYRAVIIGLPFLCFNVVFAAAYRSTSKSTIPMVANLISVISNIILNYIFIFTLGMGVLGAGIATTIARGIVTVIYLVLTLFTNKFWVSIPFSALKYDGSMIRRILKVGIPAAVEQGIFRIGMLVFEMMVISLGTMAYTSHKIALTAESFSFNMGFGFSVAGTALVGQQLGKNSPKNAERDAKATTLLALCAMSAFGLTFFILPGTIIAMFTKEPAIREMATGALRLVSICQPFLAVSMVLSGCLRGAGDTKAVLLITSLGMYLIRIPLTYLFLYKLETGLLGAWVVMSIDLGFRSIACYRTFKKGRWRYLSV, from the coding sequence ATGGATATAAAAAGAGAGTGGAGAAGAAATAAAAAAGTATTTGCAGCGATTATGGCAATAGCTCTTCCTGCAATAGCTGATTTATTTGTTCAAACATTATTAGGGTTTTTTGATATGATAATGGTTGGAAAATTAGGGCCAGTAGCAATAAGTTCAGTAGGAATAGGAAATGCTCCTGTGCAGGCAGTTATTCCAGTGTTTTTTGCAATAAGTATTGGAACAACAGCCATAGTCAGCAGAGCTTTTGGATCAGACAATAAAAAAGAGGGGAAAAATTCAATGGCACAGAGTATAATTCTATCTGTACCATTTTCTATTATTATAGCAGGCCTCCTATTGATTTTTGGAGATAATATACTTAATCTTGTAGGAAGAGCTGATGATATGGACTTAGTAAGAACTACAGAGTATTACAGAGCAGTAATTATAGGACTGCCATTTTTATGCTTTAATGTAGTATTTGCAGCAGCTTATAGATCAACAAGTAAATCTACGATTCCGATGGTAGCAAATCTTATAAGTGTTATTTCAAATATTATATTAAATTATATTTTTATTTTTACACTTGGAATGGGTGTACTTGGAGCTGGAATAGCTACTACAATAGCAAGGGGAATAGTAACAGTTATTTATTTAGTGCTTACACTATTTACAAATAAGTTTTGGGTTTCAATACCATTTAGTGCATTAAAATATGATGGAAGCATGATAAGAAGAATATTAAAAGTAGGAATACCTGCTGCAGTAGAACAGGGTATATTCAGAATTGGTATGCTTGTGTTTGAAATGATGGTAATATCTTTAGGAACTATGGCATATACTTCACATAAGATAGCTCTTACAGCTGAATCATTCTCATTTAATATGGGATTTGGTTTTTCAGTAGCAGGAACAGCATTGGTAGGACAGCAGCTAGGAAAAAATTCACCTAAAAATGCTGAAAGAGATGCAAAAGCAACGACCTTATTGGCCCTTTGTGCAATGTCTGCTTTCGGATTGACATTTTTTATACTTCCAGGAACAATAATAGCCATGTTTACAAAAGAGCCAGCTATTAGAGAAATGGCAACAGGAGCTTTAAGACTTGTATCAATATGTCAACCGTTTCTTGCAGTATCAATGGTATTGAGCGGATGTTTAAGAGGAGCAGGAGATACAAAAGCAGTTCTTCTTATTACAAGTTTAGGAATGTATCTAATAAGAATACCACTTACATATTTATTTCTATACAAGCTGGAAACAGGATTACTGGGAGCTTGGGTAGTAATGTCAATAGATCTTGGGTTCAGGAGTATAGCATGTTACAGAACATTTAAAAAAGGAAGATGGAGATATTTAAGTGTTTAA
- a CDS encoding putative efflux transporter: MSKSISLGKDPVWKLFLNFSIPAVTGMIVTAMYSIVDGIFVGRGVGAEGLAALNLGYPIVNFGAALSLMFGIGGATLISLNPKDKEFCNRCFSYIIVLNVTAYLLILLLVIFFNERIIRLMGANDNLLPMVKAYMYPCTAALGFLMISNSLNAVVRNDKAPAYAFISMVIGAVTNIFLDWLFIMKFGFGIFGAATATGIGQLFSMLFLIRYFMKPGSRFKFSFENRIKMDIMKKIAAIGFPSFIMEFTVALITILFNISFMKYSGEMGVSAFCIVGYVFYIFRMLYNGMGQGIQPIVSYNYGEKKLERVEDTFKIGHKISFGIAVIILIWVNFFGSSLIRMFNEDPELIKTAVHGLRLYASAIIFVGANFINISFLQSKDKAKAANILSVLRSTVFVLIGLLLLPKFLGENGIWLALPFSDLMTFLTTLVLRKKTDIL, from the coding sequence ATGTCTAAAAGTATTAGCTTGGGTAAAGATCCAGTATGGAAATTATTTTTAAATTTCTCTATCCCAGCAGTGACAGGAATGATAGTAACAGCTATGTATTCTATTGTGGATGGAATATTTGTAGGTCGGGGAGTAGGAGCAGAAGGGCTTGCTGCTTTAAATTTAGGTTACCCAATAGTGAATTTTGGAGCTGCCTTGAGTTTGATGTTTGGAATAGGAGGAGCCACCCTTATTTCTTTAAATCCAAAGGATAAAGAATTTTGTAACAGATGTTTTTCATATATAATAGTGCTTAATGTTACTGCATATCTGCTTATACTTCTTTTGGTTATATTTTTTAATGAAAGAATAATAAGGCTTATGGGAGCAAACGATAATCTTCTTCCAATGGTAAAGGCATATATGTATCCCTGTACAGCAGCATTGGGGTTTCTAATGATATCAAATAGCCTTAATGCTGTGGTAAGAAATGACAAAGCACCAGCTTATGCTTTTATTTCAATGGTAATAGGAGCTGTTACCAATATATTTTTAGATTGGCTTTTTATAATGAAATTTGGGTTTGGAATATTTGGGGCAGCAACAGCTACTGGAATAGGACAATTATTTTCAATGCTTTTTCTTATAAGGTACTTTATGAAACCTGGTTCAAGATTTAAGTTTTCATTTGAAAATAGAATAAAAATGGATATAATGAAAAAAATAGCAGCTATAGGGTTTCCATCATTTATAATGGAATTTACAGTGGCACTGATAACAATCTTGTTCAATATTTCATTTATGAAATATAGTGGGGAGATGGGTGTATCAGCTTTCTGTATAGTTGGTTATGTGTTTTATATATTTAGGATGCTGTATAATGGTATGGGACAGGGAATACAGCCAATAGTAAGTTATAATTATGGAGAGAAAAAATTAGAAAGAGTGGAAGACACATTTAAAATTGGACATAAAATATCATTTGGAATAGCAGTTATCATACTTATATGGGTGAACTTCTTTGGAAGCAGCCTTATAAGAATGTTTAATGAAGATCCAGAACTTATAAAGACTGCTGTGCATGGATTAAGATTGTATGCAAGTGCAATAATATTTGTGGGAGCTAATTTTATAAATATATCTTTCCTTCAATCTAAGGATAAAGCAAAGGCTGCCAATATACTTTCAGTCTTGAGAAGTACAGTGTTTGTATTGATAGGACTTCTTCTTCTTCCTAAATTTTTAGGTGAGAATGGAATATGGCTGGCTCTGCCATTTTCAGATCTGATGACATTTTTAACAACTTTAGTATTGAGAAAGAAAACAGATATATTATAA
- the hisK gene encoding histidinol phosphate phosphatase produces MKHIISDYHIHSEFSGDSTQDMEEIIQKAISLGLQEIAITDHLEYDIEGMTDRWVLKVDKYVKRVLELKEKYRKDIDVKLGVEVGVQTHTREYLEGIVSSYPFDFVINSSHAINRIDLAFGEIQEGKTKEEVQALYFDNVLKNVELYNKFNVYGHLDFVTRYGGPKYRGLNYKENFDRIDAVLKKLIEKGKGIEINTSGYRYKEDRFYPCTDIIKRYYELGGEILTIGSDAHVKEYLTMDFKRAYDFLESIGKKYITSFEGMQPVFKKIK; encoded by the coding sequence TTGAAGCATATTATAAGTGACTACCATATACATAGTGAATTTTCAGGGGATTCAACTCAAGATATGGAAGAGATTATACAAAAAGCTATTTCTTTAGGTTTGCAGGAAATAGCCATTACTGACCATCTGGAATATGATATAGAAGGAATGACAGATAGATGGGTTTTAAAAGTGGATAAATATGTAAAGAGAGTGTTGGAATTAAAAGAAAAATACAGAAAAGATATAGATGTAAAACTTGGAGTAGAAGTGGGAGTCCAAACTCACACAAGAGAATATCTGGAAGGGATTGTAAGCAGCTATCCTTTTGATTTTGTAATAAATTCCAGTCATGCTATCAATAGAATAGATCTTGCTTTTGGAGAAATACAGGAAGGAAAAACCAAAGAAGAGGTACAGGCACTTTATTTTGATAATGTATTAAAAAATGTTGAGTTATATAATAAATTTAATGTTTATGGGCATCTTGATTTTGTTACAAGATATGGTGGACCTAAATATAGAGGGTTAAACTATAAAGAAAATTTTGATAGAATTGATGCTGTATTAAAAAAGTTAATAGAAAAAGGAAAAGGTATAGAGATTAATACTTCTGGATATAGATATAAGGAAGATAGATTTTATCCATGTACTGATATCATAAAAAGATATTATGAACTTGGTGGAGAAATCTTGACAATAGGGTCAGATGCTCATGTAAAAGAGTATTTAACTATGGATTTCAAAAGAGCATATGACTTTTTAGAAAGTATAGGTAAAAAATATATTACTTCTTTTGAAGGAATGCAGCCAGTTTTTAAGAAAATAAAATAA